One Pullulanibacillus sp. KACC 23026 DNA segment encodes these proteins:
- the murF gene encoding UDP-N-acetylmuramoyl-tripeptide--D-alanyl-D-alanine ligase, with translation MGIRAGVFYPIAEEVIGNYNLEAEWTVNTDSRKPVPDSLFFPIVGERFDGHDHLLEAIHNGAKAAFWQKDVPVPQALPDDFPLFMVEDTLKALQESAKHYLKLTHPIVIGVTGSNGKTTTKDLVEAVLTQKFRTHKTQGNFNNHIGLPLTILSMPKDTEALILEMGMNHFGEIDVLTRIANPDFAIITNIGESHIEYLGSREGIAKAKLEILNGLKPDGVFICDGDEPLLTQAATNQRSIRVGYSETCTAHISSVQLNSKGSEFVFDGHLYHVPLYGKHNIKNAAYALALAEQLQISPAQCQTALAHLTITAMRFEVTAGPKGTMIINDAYNASPTSMIASLETLKELSGFEKVVAVLGDMYELGPDEEALHRKVADCLAAPITDVVTIGPKARWIADELKKRPSSVQIHEYQMKEDAIPLLLSFLGEKTVMLFKASRGMKLETLIQDLQREGGISK, from the coding sequence ATGGGAATTCGAGCAGGAGTGTTTTACCCAATTGCCGAAGAGGTGATTGGGAACTATAATTTAGAGGCAGAGTGGACCGTTAATACGGATAGCCGGAAACCGGTTCCTGACAGCCTTTTCTTCCCTATTGTAGGGGAGCGATTTGATGGTCACGATCATTTGCTTGAGGCCATTCATAATGGAGCGAAGGCTGCGTTCTGGCAAAAAGATGTTCCTGTACCTCAAGCACTGCCAGATGATTTTCCATTATTTATGGTTGAGGATACCCTTAAAGCTTTGCAGGAGAGTGCGAAACATTATCTTAAGCTGACCCATCCAATTGTAATTGGTGTGACGGGAAGCAATGGAAAGACCACCACTAAGGATTTAGTTGAAGCGGTTCTGACACAGAAATTTCGAACTCATAAAACACAAGGGAATTTTAATAATCACATTGGACTTCCACTCACCATTTTAAGTATGCCGAAAGACACTGAGGCACTTATCTTGGAGATGGGGATGAATCATTTTGGCGAAATTGATGTACTGACCCGCATTGCTAATCCTGATTTTGCGATTATCACCAATATCGGAGAATCCCATATTGAATATTTAGGATCGCGTGAGGGGATTGCAAAAGCGAAATTGGAAATTTTGAATGGCTTAAAACCAGATGGCGTCTTTATTTGTGATGGAGATGAACCGCTTCTCACTCAAGCCGCAACGAATCAACGCTCCATCAGGGTGGGTTACTCGGAAACCTGCACGGCGCACATTTCTTCTGTTCAGTTAAACAGCAAGGGATCTGAGTTTGTATTTGATGGACATCTTTACCATGTTCCTTTATATGGTAAGCATAACATTAAGAATGCCGCATATGCTTTGGCACTTGCTGAACAATTACAAATTAGCCCAGCGCAATGCCAAACAGCATTGGCTCATTTAACCATTACAGCCATGCGCTTTGAGGTGACAGCGGGACCTAAGGGTACGATGATCATAAATGATGCCTATAATGCCAGCCCCACTTCGATGATCGCAAGCTTGGAAACTTTAAAGGAACTTAGCGGTTTTGAAAAAGTTGTTGCAGTTCTCGGGGATATGTATGAGTTAGGGCCTGATGAAGAAGCCCTCCATAGAAAGGTTGCCGACTGTCTGGCTGCGCCGATTACAGATGTCGTAACCATAGGACCAAAGGCGCGATGGATTGCTGACGAGCTGAAAAAGCGGCCTTCGTCTGTTCAAATTCATGAATATCAAATGAAAGAAGATGCGATTCCTTTGTTGTTATCATTTTTAGGAGAAAAAACGGTTATGCTTTTTAAAGCTTCAAGAGGAATGAAACTGGAGACCTTAATCCAAGACTTACAAAGAGAAGGAGGGATCTCCAAATGA